One part of the Mobula birostris isolate sMobBir1 chromosome 17, sMobBir1.hap1, whole genome shotgun sequence genome encodes these proteins:
- the LOC140211641 gene encoding Golgi membrane protein 1-like isoform X2 — MVGLGSGRRSARPTPLLFLLVALGACLAFLALSYWVSSSRGAELQSRFAALDAAVRRAAADLTAVQLRKQQLLVQLRTQAESHQEEVEQLGQQRRALLQSAARACNVEKDALNENITSSARIIHTLQEQFQQLQTGYSQLNQKLQELQKKLDYDITQCSNQIKDQKEMYEEQIKELNKKLIDATKSQVGKRNTEATDQNKLKEPKPTENQKVGKPSNASQSPDENNDHTNHLESNTNELAVSTKNVSEHESNKLPNTSDVKEITGTIADNEIKSNVDPGVENDQGHLNSTRERNTDKIDNRDLKKLWKEFLNNENQTMKQML, encoded by the exons ATGGTGGGCCTGGGCAGCGGGCGGCGCAGCGCGCGACCCACGCCGCTCCTGTTCCTGCTGGTGGCGCTGGGCGCGTGCCTGGCCTTCCTCGCGCTCAGCTACTGGGTGTCGAGCTCGCGCGGCGCCGAGCTGCAGTCGCGGTTCGCCGCCCTGGACGCCGCGGTCCGGCGCGCCGCCGCGGATCTCACCGCCGTCCAGCTGCGGAAGCAGCAGCTGCTAGTGCAGCTGCGGACCCAGGCGGAGAGCCATCAGGAGGAGGTCGAGCAGCTGGGGCAGCAACGCCGGGCGCTGCTTCAGTCCGCGGCCAGAGCCTGTAACGTGGAGAAG GATGCTTTGAATGAGAACATTACAAGTAGCGCAAGGATTATACATACACTGCAAG AACAATTTCAACAATTGCAAACGGGATATAGCCAATTAAATCAGAAGCTGCAGGAGCTGCAGAAAAAGTTAGACTATGACAT TACTCAGTGCAGTAATCAAATAAAAGATCAAAAAGAGATGTATGAAGAACAGATTAAGGAGCTAAACAAGAAACTTATTGATGCCACAAAGTCCCAGGTTGGAAAAAGAAACACTGAAGCAACTGACCAAAACAAATTG AAGGAGCCCAAGCCAACAGAAAATCAAAAGGTTGGAAAACCATCAAATGCATCCCAGTCTCCAGATGAAAATAATGATCACACAAACCATTTGGAAAGTAACACTAATGAACTTGCTGTCTCTACCAAGAATGTATCGGAACATGAAAGTAACAAGCTGCCCAATACAA GTGACGTTAAAGAAATAACTGGAACTATTGCTGACAATGAAATAAAAAGCAACGTGGATCCAG GTGTTGAAAATGATCAAGGTCACTTGAACTCAACGAGAGAGAGAAATACAGATAAGATTGATAAT CGTGACTTAAAGAAGCTCTGGAAAGAATTCTTGAACAATGAAAACCAGACCATGAAACAGATGCTGTGA
- the LOC140211641 gene encoding Golgi membrane protein 1-like isoform X1 — protein MVGLGSGRRSARPTPLLFLLVALGACLAFLALSYWVSSSRGAELQSRFAALDAAVRRAAADLTAVQLRKQQLLVQLRTQAESHQEEVEQLGQQRRALLQSAARACNVEKDALNENITSSARIIHTLQEQFQQLQTGYSQLNQKLQELQKKLDYDITQCSNQIKDQKEMYEEQIKELNKKLIDATKSQVGKRNTEATDQNKLQKEPKPTENQKVGKPSNASQSPDENNDHTNHLESNTNELAVSTKNVSEHESNKLPNTSDVKEITGTIADNEIKSNVDPGVENDQGHLNSTRERNTDKIDNRDLKKLWKEFLNNENQTMKQML, from the exons ATGGTGGGCCTGGGCAGCGGGCGGCGCAGCGCGCGACCCACGCCGCTCCTGTTCCTGCTGGTGGCGCTGGGCGCGTGCCTGGCCTTCCTCGCGCTCAGCTACTGGGTGTCGAGCTCGCGCGGCGCCGAGCTGCAGTCGCGGTTCGCCGCCCTGGACGCCGCGGTCCGGCGCGCCGCCGCGGATCTCACCGCCGTCCAGCTGCGGAAGCAGCAGCTGCTAGTGCAGCTGCGGACCCAGGCGGAGAGCCATCAGGAGGAGGTCGAGCAGCTGGGGCAGCAACGCCGGGCGCTGCTTCAGTCCGCGGCCAGAGCCTGTAACGTGGAGAAG GATGCTTTGAATGAGAACATTACAAGTAGCGCAAGGATTATACATACACTGCAAG AACAATTTCAACAATTGCAAACGGGATATAGCCAATTAAATCAGAAGCTGCAGGAGCTGCAGAAAAAGTTAGACTATGACAT TACTCAGTGCAGTAATCAAATAAAAGATCAAAAAGAGATGTATGAAGAACAGATTAAGGAGCTAAACAAGAAACTTATTGATGCCACAAAGTCCCAGGTTGGAAAAAGAAACACTGAAGCAACTGACCAAAACAAATTG CAGAAGGAGCCCAAGCCAACAGAAAATCAAAAGGTTGGAAAACCATCAAATGCATCCCAGTCTCCAGATGAAAATAATGATCACACAAACCATTTGGAAAGTAACACTAATGAACTTGCTGTCTCTACCAAGAATGTATCGGAACATGAAAGTAACAAGCTGCCCAATACAA GTGACGTTAAAGAAATAACTGGAACTATTGCTGACAATGAAATAAAAAGCAACGTGGATCCAG GTGTTGAAAATGATCAAGGTCACTTGAACTCAACGAGAGAGAGAAATACAGATAAGATTGATAAT CGTGACTTAAAGAAGCTCTGGAAAGAATTCTTGAACAATGAAAACCAGACCATGAAACAGATGCTGTGA
- the LOC140211641 gene encoding Golgi membrane protein 1-like isoform X3 → MVGLGSGRRSARPTPLLFLLVALGACLAFLALSYWVSSSRGAELQSRFAALDAAVRRAAADLTAVQLRKQQLLVQLRTQAESHQEEVEQLGQQRRALLQSAARACNVEKDALNENITSSARIIHTLQEQFQQLQTGYSQLNQKLQELQKKLDYDITQCSNQIKDQKEMYEEQIKELNKKLIDATKSQVGKRNTEATDQNKLQKEPKPTENQKVGKPSNASQSPDENNDHTNHLESNTNELAVSTKNVSEHESNKLPNTSDVKEITGTIADNEIKSNVDPGVENDQGHLNSTRERNTDKIDNVSNVEDNKKSQSTIMIGTDA, encoded by the exons ATGGTGGGCCTGGGCAGCGGGCGGCGCAGCGCGCGACCCACGCCGCTCCTGTTCCTGCTGGTGGCGCTGGGCGCGTGCCTGGCCTTCCTCGCGCTCAGCTACTGGGTGTCGAGCTCGCGCGGCGCCGAGCTGCAGTCGCGGTTCGCCGCCCTGGACGCCGCGGTCCGGCGCGCCGCCGCGGATCTCACCGCCGTCCAGCTGCGGAAGCAGCAGCTGCTAGTGCAGCTGCGGACCCAGGCGGAGAGCCATCAGGAGGAGGTCGAGCAGCTGGGGCAGCAACGCCGGGCGCTGCTTCAGTCCGCGGCCAGAGCCTGTAACGTGGAGAAG GATGCTTTGAATGAGAACATTACAAGTAGCGCAAGGATTATACATACACTGCAAG AACAATTTCAACAATTGCAAACGGGATATAGCCAATTAAATCAGAAGCTGCAGGAGCTGCAGAAAAAGTTAGACTATGACAT TACTCAGTGCAGTAATCAAATAAAAGATCAAAAAGAGATGTATGAAGAACAGATTAAGGAGCTAAACAAGAAACTTATTGATGCCACAAAGTCCCAGGTTGGAAAAAGAAACACTGAAGCAACTGACCAAAACAAATTG CAGAAGGAGCCCAAGCCAACAGAAAATCAAAAGGTTGGAAAACCATCAAATGCATCCCAGTCTCCAGATGAAAATAATGATCACACAAACCATTTGGAAAGTAACACTAATGAACTTGCTGTCTCTACCAAGAATGTATCGGAACATGAAAGTAACAAGCTGCCCAATACAA GTGACGTTAAAGAAATAACTGGAACTATTGCTGACAATGAAATAAAAAGCAACGTGGATCCAG GTGTTGAAAATGATCAAGGTCACTTGAACTCAACGAGAGAGAGAAATACAGATAAGATTGATAATGTGAGTAATGTCGAAGACAATAAAAAAAGCCAGTCAACGATTATGATTGGCACAGACG CGTGA